The DNA region AGTCTCTCCGGTTGTTCCCGTCCGGCCCACCCCGTAACCGCGCTGCCCTTCGTCGCCCCGGTCCGCGCCTCACGCGGACCGCCACGTCGCCCCGGACCCCGGCGGGGCCGGGCGGCCCTCTTCCGTGCCGTCGTGCGGTGCGGGTTCCGTGTGGGCGGGCAGCCTCCGCCGGCGCCGGTGCTTGAGCAGGGCCCAGGGCGCCCGCGCGCCCGTGACCTCCGTGCCGGCCTCCCGGGCGGCCTGGGAGGCCGCCTTGGCCACCGGCAGTATGTCCTCCCGCCGGGTCCCGTCCAGGTGGTCGGACTCGGGCCACAGGCCCAGCGCCGCGCACAGCGTCGGAAGCATCGCCATCGACGCCGTCGCGTACCCCTCCGCCGACGGGTGGTAGTTGTCGGGGCCGAACAGCTCCCGGGGGTTCGCCTCGAACTCGGGCCCCAGCAGGTCCCCCAGCGACACCGTCCGCCCGCCCTGCTCCACCGCGCCGATCGTCTGCGCCGCCGCCAGTTGCCGGCTCACCCGCCGGGCCAGCCACCGCAGCGGCTGGTACACCGGCTCGATCGTGCCCAGATCGGGACAGGTGCCGACGACCACCTCCGCACCGGCCGTGCGCAGCCGCCGGACGGCCGTGGTGAGGCAGCGCACCGACTGCGTGGCCGGCATGCGGTGCGTCACGTCGTTCGCCCCGATCATGATCACGCAGACGTCCGGCACCCCCGACGGATCCGCCAGGACCAGAGCCACCTGCCGCTCCAGATCGTCGGAGCGAGCTCCCGGAGAGGCCACGTTCCGCAGATCTACCGGGCGTTCGGCCACCGCCGCCAGCCCGGACGCCAGGAGCGCCCCCGGCGTCTGGCCGGCTCTGCGCACCCCCTGACCGGCCGCCGTTGAGTCCCCCAGCAGCGCGAAGCGCAACGGATCGGCGGGACCGGCGAACGCCACTCCGTACCGCCCGTCGGCGCTCGGCGGAACCGGTGCCGTACCCCCGCCCACCTGCCGTTTCGCCAGCTGCACCTCGGCCAGTACCAGACCTACCGTCGCCGCGCCGATCAGCCCGACGCTGCCGCCGCCGTAGGCCGCGCCCGCTGCGATCCGCCGTGCCACCCTCGCTCTCGACACAGTCCGGTCCACCTCCTCCATGCCGTACAGCCGTACACAGCACTACCTGCCCCGCAGGGGGTACGACCCAATCGCTCCGCCCGAACCCGTGCACCTACGCATAGTCTTGCCTGACCATCTCGGAGATCCCGGAGTACACGGTGCAATTCCACGATTCGATGATCAGTCTTGTCGGCAACACCCCGCTGGTGAGGCTGCGCAATGTGACGGCAGGCATTCAGGCGACGGTCCTGGCCAAGGTCGAGTACTTCAACCCAGGCGGGTCGGTGAAGGACCGCATCGCGCTGCGCATGATCGAGGCGGCCGAGCAGAGCGGCGAGCTGAAGCCCGGCGGCACGATCGTCGAGCCGACCAGTGGCAACACGGGCGTCGGCCTGGCCATCGTCGCCCAGCAGAAGGGCTACAAGTGCATCTTCGTCTGCCCGGACAAGGTGTCGACCGACAAGATCAACGTCCTGCGCGCGTACGGCGCCGAGGTCGTCGTCTGCCCGACGGCCGTCGACCCCGAGCACCCGGACTCCTACTACAACGTCTCCGACCGCCTGGTCCGTGAGACGCCGGGGGCCTGGAAGCCCGACCAGTACTCCAACCCGAACAATCCGCGCTCCCACTACGAGACCACGGGCCCCGAGCTCTGGGAGCAGACGGACGGGAGGATCACCCACTTCGTCACGGGCGTCGGCACCGGCGGCACGATCACCGGTACGGGCCGCTACCTCAAGGAGGTCAGCGAGAACCGGGTGCAGGTCATCGGCGCCGACCCGGAGGGCTCGGTCTACTCGGGCGGCTCCGGACGGCCGTACCTCGTCGAGGGGGTCGGGGAGGACTTCTGGCCGAGTGCCTACGACCGTACGGTCACCGACGAGATCGTCGCCGTCTCCGACAAGGACTCCTTCCGGATGACGCGCCGCCTCGCCAAGGAGGAGGGGCTGCTCGTCGGCGGTTCCTGCGGCATGGCGGTGGTCGCGGCGCTGGAGGTGGCCGAGCGGCTCGGTCCCGAGGACGTGGTGGTCGTCCTGCTGCCGGACAGCGGACGCGGATACATGAGCAAGATCTTCAACGACGAGTGGATGGCCGACTACGGTTTCCTGGAGGACGCCGGCCCGTCCGCTCAGGTCGGTGCCGTCCTCGACTTCAAAGAGGGCCCGATCCCCTCGCTCGTCCACATGCACCCGGAGGAGACGGTCGGCGAGGCCATCGACGTGCTGCGCGAATACGGCGTCTCCCAGATGCCGATCGTGAAGCCGGGCGCCGGACACCCGGACGTGATGGCCGCGGAGGTCATCGGCTCCGTCGTCGAGCGGCAGCTCCTGGACGCCCTGTTCACCCAGCGGGCCTCGCTCTCCGACCCCCTGGAGCGGCACATGTCGCCCCCGCTGCCGCAGGTCGGTTCCGGCGAACCGGTCGAGGACCTGATGGCCGTGCTCAGTGGCACGGACGGCGCCGACGCGGCGATCGTCCTCGTCGAGGGCAAGCCGAAGGGCGTCGTGAGCAGGCAGGACCTGCTGGCCTTCCTCGCCAAGGACGCGGCGCCCAAGCAGTGACGCCCGGCTTCCGGGCTTCGCGAAAACGGTACGGGCGCGACACGTACGCGCAGCACCGGCTTAACACGGCTCGGGCAGAGTGATCGGTGTCGGCAGGGAAACCCGCCGGCACCGAGTACGGCGACACGGACTACGGAGCGGCTCCCGGACCTCCACCGTCGCCCGGACGCGACACCCGGCCCTGACCCGGGACCGCGTCCCTCGTGGGGACCGCCGTCGTCCCGCCCCCCGGTTCGACCGGGGGTGCGGCGGTCCCCACGGCAGCTCGGCTCAGTCCTCCAGGTCGGACGCCCTACGCCCGGGCCGGAACCAGGGCCACGCGCGGGCGGCATGCACGGCGTTGACGCCGACGATGCCCAGCCAGGCCACCACGAGTCCGTCGATCCCCGCGTTCGCGACGCCGATCGCGGACAGCGGGACGGCCAGGACCAGCGAGACGACCCCGGAGCCGAACCTCTCCCCGAAGCCCCCTCCCGTCCCGGCCGGCCGTGCCGCGCCGCGGGCGGCGGTCATCTGCTGCTCGGCGAAGTGCCTGCGCGCCCGTCGGTCGAACGTGCCGTCGAGCCGCTGCTCGACCTTCTCCAGAAACGAGTCGATGAGCGCGCTCTCGTACTCCGGTCCCAGCTCGCCGCGGGCCTGCAGGGTGGCATCGAGCTCTCGCCTGAGCTCAGGGTCACGGGCTTCCATGCGTCCCACGGTACGGAGCCGGGCGGCCCGGGGCAGTGGGGCTAACCCCCCGTTCCCCGGCCCCCCGTCGCCAGGTCCTGCGGTGTGCCCGGTCCCGCGTCGTCCGGCTCAGAGGGGCGTCACCTCCGCCAGGAAGGCCTCCGGAGTGACCGCGTACCCCATGGCGTTGATGACCGCGACCGGCGTGCGGTCGATCAGTACCGTCGGGGTGGACCGGATGCCGCTGTTCTCGAAGGCCAGTGACACCTGTGCTGCCCAGGGCAGGTACTTCCCCTCCAGCACCTTCTCCCGGAAGTCGTCCGTGTGCAGGGCCTCGACCTCGTCGGCCAGGCGCAGCAGGTTGGCGCGGTCGGCGAAGGAGTCCTCGTCCTCACTGGGCTGATCGGCGTACAGGGCGCGCAGGTAGTGCATGAACGGCTCGGGGCCCACGTCGACGGCGGCGCCCAGGGCGGCCAGCGCCTCCATGGAGCCGGTCCCGCCGGCCGAGTCGTCGAGGAACGTGCCGAAGTGGTGGTCCACCGCGAACCGCCCGTCGTCGGCCGCCCGCTCCATCACGGCACCGAGGCCGAGCTCCATGCGCTTGCAGTAGGGGCAGCGCAGATCGGCGTAGACGCTCAGCACGTGCGCGGCGTCGTCGCTCCCGTAGCGGACGACGACGCCGCCGGGGCCTCTCGTATTGGCTGGGATCATGGTTCAAGGGTCGGCAGGGGGAAGCCGTCCCGCAATGCGAGCACCAGCGGTTGTATATGGACATGCAGTCTGCGTGCTGGCTGAATGGATCCGGCGGTGCCGGCCCGGTGCGCCGGATCTCTGGAGGGGACAGCATGAGCGGGAGCAGCCCGGCCGCGCGGTTGCAGGGGCTCTTCGAGGGGCGCAGGCTCACGCCCACCCAGCGGCGGATCGCGCACTCCATGGTGCGGCGGGCCGCCGACGCCCCGTTCCTGTCCAGCGTGGAGCTGGCCGAGCTGGCCGGGGTGAGCCAGCCGTCGGTCACCCGGTTCGCCGTGGCCCTCGGCTTCGACGGTTATCCGGCTCTCCGCAGGCACCTGCGGGAGGTCGCTCCGGACGGGTCGGAGAGCGGTACGGGCGGGGACGAGGACGTCAACGAGTACCAGCAGGCCGTGCGGGCCGAGATCGAGAATCTGCGGCACCTGGCCGACCTGCTCGCCGACCCGGCGCCGGTGGAGCGGGCAGGCAGGCTGCTCGCCGGATCACGGCCGCTGCTCGTCCTCGGCCTGCGGGCCGCGTCCTCACAGGCTCGGGGCTTCGGGTACTTCGCCGCCAAGGTGCATCCGGACGTACGGGTGCTCGACGAGGGCGGCAGCATGGTCCACGACCGTATCGACGCGGCCCGCCGTGCGGGAGCGAGCGTGCTGCTGTGCTTCGCGCTGCCACGGCATCCCCGCGAGGTCGTCGACGCGCTGGCCTACGCCCGGGAGCAGGGGCTGACGGTCGTGACCGTCGCCGATTCGGCGTTCGCCCCGGTGGCCGTCCACAGCGACCTGCTGATCCCGGCCGCCGTGGGGACCGGGCTCGCCTTCGACACCGCGTGCGCGCCGATGCTGCTGGGGCGGGTGCTGCTGGAGGCCATGTGCGACGGGCTGCCCGAGGCGCAGGCCCGGCTGGAGGAGTTCGACGCGAGGGCCGCCGCGAGAGGACTGTTCGTCGAGTGAGGAACGCACCGGCCGGCCACCAGCGGTGGCCGCGCCCGTCCTGGGCGCGCACCGACCGGGTGGAGCGGAACCGGCCGGCGGGCCAGGGCCTACCGGACGACCGGCCCCATGGCGGGGGACGCCGCACCCGGCGGGGCGCGGCGTCCCCCGCCGGTGAGAACCCCGGCGCGGACGCCGGGTCAGATCTCCAGCTCGGCTTCGATCTTCCTCAGCTGATGGCGGGCCATCGCGAGGTTGGACCTGCCCTTGTCCAGGACGAGGTAGAGGAACAGGCCGTTGTTGCCGCGGGTCTTGAGCAGCCGGATCAGGTGGTACTGGTCGCCGAGGGTGATCAGGATGTCCTCGATCTCGTCCTTGATGCCCAGGTGATCCATCGTCCTGAGCTTCGCCCGGACGACGTCGGTGTTGCCGGCTGCGGCGACCTCCAGGTTGAAGTCCTTGCCACCGCCGATGGTGCCCAGGGCCATGCCGCTGGTGTAGTCGACGAGTGCGGCGCCGAGGGTGCCCTCGATCGACGCCATCGCATCCTTGAGTGACGCTTCGGTGTTGGCCATAGTGCTCGTTTCCTTCCTCTGGCCGGCCCGGTGGCCGGTCCGACTCCTGGCTGACGCGGGTGTCATGGGTGATCCGGTGCGATGCTGCGGCGGGGCAGGGCCCGGGACTGCGGGGGGCGCGTGGGCGGCGCCGGGTCGGCGCGTTCGAGTGCGGCGTCGACCACTTCGCCGATCCGCGCGCCGGCCCTGCGGCCCTCCAGGTGCAGCCGGCCGACGTTGATGCGGTCCTCGGCCAGCAGGGTCAGAACGGCGGACGAGCCGGCCGCGTACGTCGCGATGTAGCCGGTCGCGCCGCGGATCAGGAGTTCGCGGAAGCCGCCGCGTCCGGTGGCGTCCGTCATCCGGGTCGACACGCCGAGTGCGGCGGCGGTCAGTGCGGCGACCCCCTCCGCCTCGATGCCAGGGGTGTCCTGGGCCACCACCAGGCCGTCGGTGGTGGCGGCGAGGGCTCCCGCCAGAAGTGGTACCCGGGCCCGTAACCGCTGGAGCTCGTCGAGGACATCCTGTACTTCGGCCTCGGGCACCATCAGCTGTCTCCTCCCGGCACGCTGTCTGAGCGCGCGTATCACAGGGCCTCCAATGCGTCTCTGAGCCGGCGCAACAGGGCGACGTCCGGGTCGGCGGTGACCTCGGGCAGCTCGATCCGGTCGCGGGCCGGGGCGGCCTGCCCGGCCGTGGCCGGGCGGACGGCCTCGACCAGACCGGCTGCCGCCAGCCGGCGCAGGTCGACCAGGATGTGGAAGGCCGAGCGGCCCAGCTCCTGCGCGATGTCCGTGGCCGTCCGCACGCCGTTCACCAGGTCGAGGACGCAGCGCTGGCGCGGCGGGACCGGGGCGTCGACCGGGTGCGCCGTGGGAGCGAGCGGGGCGCTGTCCGTCAGCGCGTCGGTCCAGATGCGGTCCAGCAGTTCACGGCGCCGGAGCGTCTCGCGCTGTACGGCCTCCACGGGCACGGGGCGGACCGGGCCGATCCAGTGGGAGACCCCGTAGC from Streptomyces sp. B1I3 includes:
- a CDS encoding cystathionine beta-synthase — its product is MQFHDSMISLVGNTPLVRLRNVTAGIQATVLAKVEYFNPGGSVKDRIALRMIEAAEQSGELKPGGTIVEPTSGNTGVGLAIVAQQKGYKCIFVCPDKVSTDKINVLRAYGAEVVVCPTAVDPEHPDSYYNVSDRLVRETPGAWKPDQYSNPNNPRSHYETTGPELWEQTDGRITHFVTGVGTGGTITGTGRYLKEVSENRVQVIGADPEGSVYSGGSGRPYLVEGVGEDFWPSAYDRTVTDEIVAVSDKDSFRMTRRLAKEEGLLVGGSCGMAVVAALEVAERLGPEDVVVVLLPDSGRGYMSKIFNDEWMADYGFLEDAGPSAQVGAVLDFKEGPIPSLVHMHPEETVGEAIDVLREYGVSQMPIVKPGAGHPDVMAAEVIGSVVERQLLDALFTQRASLSDPLERHMSPPLPQVGSGEPVEDLMAVLSGTDGADAAIVLVEGKPKGVVSRQDLLAFLAKDAAPKQ
- a CDS encoding helix-turn-helix domain-containing protein, whose product is MSPTTTAPSGISETSVLSPMLQRLAAERATGALMRDRGTLYLADGQVVHAESPATPGIDVLLTTGGALRSEGWWDAVAQAGAAQRVGRYLVDSGRVPGGALELCHLGALYDAAFFALAPTHTPARFRYGVSHWIGPVRPVPVEAVQRETLRRRELLDRIWTDALTDSAPLAPTAHPVDAPVPPRQRCVLDLVNGVRTATDIAQELGRSAFHILVDLRRLAAAGLVEAVRPATAGQAAPARDRIELPEVTADPDVALLRRLRDALEAL
- a CDS encoding roadblock/LC7 domain-containing protein — encoded protein: MVPEAEVQDVLDELQRLRARVPLLAGALAATTDGLVVAQDTPGIEAEGVAALTAAALGVSTRMTDATGRGGFRELLIRGATGYIATYAAGSSAVLTLLAEDRINVGRLHLEGRRAGARIGEVVDAALERADPAPPTRPPQSRALPRRSIAPDHP
- a CDS encoding SGNH/GDSL hydrolase family protein — its product is MARRIAAGAAYGGGSVGLIGAATVGLVLAEVQLAKRQVGGGTAPVPPSADGRYGVAFAGPADPLRFALLGDSTAAGQGVRRAGQTPGALLASGLAAVAERPVDLRNVASPGARSDDLERQVALVLADPSGVPDVCVIMIGANDVTHRMPATQSVRCLTTAVRRLRTAGAEVVVGTCPDLGTIEPVYQPLRWLARRVSRQLAAAQTIGAVEQGGRTVSLGDLLGPEFEANPRELFGPDNYHPSAEGYATASMAMLPTLCAALGLWPESDHLDGTRREDILPVAKAASQAAREAGTEVTGARAPWALLKHRRRRRLPAHTEPAPHDGTEEGRPAPPGSGATWRSA
- a CDS encoding thioredoxin domain-containing protein, with amino-acid sequence MIPANTRGPGGVVVRYGSDDAAHVLSVYADLRCPYCKRMELGLGAVMERAADDGRFAVDHHFGTFLDDSAGGTGSMEALAALGAAVDVGPEPFMHYLRALYADQPSEDEDSFADRANLLRLADEVEALHTDDFREKVLEGKYLPWAAQVSLAFENSGIRSTPTVLIDRTPVAVINAMGYAVTPEAFLAEVTPL
- a CDS encoding MurR/RpiR family transcriptional regulator, which translates into the protein MSGSSPAARLQGLFEGRRLTPTQRRIAHSMVRRAADAPFLSSVELAELAGVSQPSVTRFAVALGFDGYPALRRHLREVAPDGSESGTGGDEDVNEYQQAVRAEIENLRHLADLLADPAPVERAGRLLAGSRPLLVLGLRAASSQARGFGYFAAKVHPDVRVLDEGGSMVHDRIDAARRAGASVLLCFALPRHPREVVDALAYAREQGLTVVTVADSAFAPVAVHSDLLIPAAVGTGLAFDTACAPMLLGRVLLEAMCDGLPEAQARLEEFDARAAARGLFVE